One Lacunisphaera limnophila DNA window includes the following coding sequences:
- a CDS encoding argininosuccinate synthase, producing the protein MKIVLAYSGGLDTSVIVKWLKETYDAEIVTFAADIGQEEELKGLSAKAKKTGASKHYTLDLTEEFARDFIYPMIRANAIYEGQYYLGTSIARPLIAKAQVEIAQREKADTVAHGATGKGNDQCRFELTYMALNPRLTILAPWKIEKFRDEFPGRAEMIAYCEQHKIPVEASLKKPYSMDRNLLHISYEAGILEDPWFDPTTPENKGMFKLSVSPEDAPDKAEYVELDFEKGDCIAVNGKKLSPAGVLKALNKLGGKHGIGRVDLVENRFVGMKSRGVYETPGGTILMQAHRQVESLTMDREVMHLRDSLIPKYAELVYYGFWFAPEREALQAFVDESQKHVSGTVRLKLYKGNIITCGRKSKYSLYDDKIASMEGVKSWYNQSDSTGFIRLNGLRLRARYFSQGGPKT; encoded by the coding sequence ATGAAGATTGTTTTAGCATACTCGGGCGGCCTCGACACCTCGGTCATCGTGAAGTGGCTCAAGGAAACCTATGACGCGGAGATCGTCACCTTTGCCGCCGACATCGGCCAGGAGGAGGAGCTTAAGGGCCTGTCCGCCAAGGCAAAGAAGACCGGCGCCTCGAAGCATTACACCCTCGATCTCACCGAGGAATTCGCCCGCGACTTCATCTATCCGATGATCCGCGCGAACGCGATTTACGAGGGCCAGTATTACCTCGGCACCTCCATCGCCCGCCCCCTCATCGCGAAGGCGCAAGTCGAGATCGCGCAGCGGGAGAAGGCCGACACGGTCGCCCACGGCGCCACCGGCAAGGGCAACGACCAGTGCCGCTTCGAGCTCACCTACATGGCGCTCAACCCGCGCCTCACGATCCTCGCCCCGTGGAAGATCGAGAAATTCCGTGACGAGTTTCCCGGCCGCGCCGAGATGATCGCGTATTGCGAGCAGCACAAGATCCCCGTCGAGGCCTCGCTCAAGAAGCCGTATTCGATGGACCGCAACCTCCTCCACATCTCCTACGAGGCCGGTATCCTCGAGGATCCTTGGTTCGATCCGACCACCCCGGAGAACAAAGGCATGTTCAAGCTCTCCGTCTCCCCCGAGGACGCGCCCGACAAGGCCGAGTACGTCGAGCTGGATTTCGAAAAGGGCGACTGCATCGCGGTGAACGGCAAGAAGCTTTCCCCCGCGGGCGTCCTGAAGGCCCTCAACAAACTCGGTGGCAAGCACGGCATCGGCCGCGTGGACCTCGTCGAGAACCGTTTCGTCGGCATGAAGTCCCGCGGCGTCTACGAGACCCCGGGCGGCACCATCCTCATGCAGGCCCACCGCCAGGTGGAGTCGCTCACCATGGACCGCGAGGTCATGCACCTGCGCGATTCGCTCATCCCGAAATACGCCGAGCTGGTCTACTACGGGTTCTGGTTCGCCCCCGAACGCGAGGCCCTGCAGGCCTTCGTCGACGAGTCGCAGAAGCACGTCAGCGGCACCGTCCGTCTCAAACTCTACAAGGGCAACATCATCACCTGCGGCCGGAAATCGAAGTACTCGCTGTATGACGACAAGATCGCGTCGATGGAGGGCGTGAAGTCGTGGTACAACCAGAGCGACTCCACCGGCTTCATCCGCCTGAACGGCCTGCGCCTGCGCGCCCGTTACTTCTCCCAGGGCGGCCCGAAGACCTGA
- a CDS encoding type II secretion system protein produces MPSPALPVGSVPRRGFTLVEIMVAIALIGMLAALAIPAFQRTQRASRNARVLNDIRVFSEAFEIYNTQNGGWPDGAAPGVVPTLPITLADNLRATSWQGQTGFGGQWQWDNALASAGDAGICIIGFNCDDNQLSELDTKIDDGNLGTGRFQKTSPTRVIYVIASGS; encoded by the coding sequence ATGCCCTCCCCCGCCCTGCCGGTTGGTTCTGTTCCACGTCGCGGTTTCACGTTGGTTGAGATCATGGTGGCCATCGCCCTCATCGGCATGCTCGCCGCCCTCGCCATCCCCGCCTTTCAGCGCACGCAACGCGCCTCGCGAAACGCCCGCGTGCTCAATGATATTCGCGTCTTCAGCGAGGCCTTCGAGATCTACAACACCCAGAACGGCGGCTGGCCCGACGGAGCCGCCCCCGGCGTCGTACCCACCCTGCCGATCACCCTCGCCGACAACCTGCGCGCCACGAGCTGGCAGGGGCAGACCGGCTTTGGCGGCCAGTGGCAATGGGACAATGCGCTCGCCTCGGCGGGTGATGCCGGGATTTGCATCATCGGCTTCAACTGCGACGACAACCAGCTCAGCGAACTGGACACCAAGATCGACGATGGAAATCTCGGCACGGGCCGGTTCCAGAAGACCTCGCCCACCCGCGTGATTTACGTGATCGCTTCCGGCAGTTGA
- the argF gene encoding ornithine carbamoyltransferase — protein sequence MRHFLKETDFSRAEVAELFAAARQLKRKRGRHAQPLTGQTWAMIFAKSSTRTRVSFEVAIHELGGHPLFLNTNDIQIGRGETIHDTAKVLSRFVHGLIVRTYAQADLAALAEHGGLPVINALTDYLHPCQIYTDAFTAAERWAGPKGDLLAALKGRKIAFLGDTRFNMANSWILGANLLGMKIALAGPKGYEPGAAIRADVRQLGGGFHFTTDPYEAVEGADIVYTDVWTSMGQEKEAAARRRRLMPYQVNAKLFAAAKPDALFMHCLPAHAGEEVTPEVLANPRCIIFDEAENRLHVQKAILARLAPGRR from the coding sequence ATGCGGCATTTTCTCAAGGAAACCGATTTTTCCCGCGCCGAGGTGGCGGAGCTCTTCGCCGCCGCCCGTCAGTTGAAACGGAAGCGCGGCCGGCACGCCCAGCCGCTCACCGGCCAGACCTGGGCCATGATCTTCGCCAAATCGAGCACGCGCACCCGCGTGTCGTTTGAGGTCGCGATCCACGAGCTCGGCGGCCACCCGCTGTTTCTCAACACGAACGACATCCAGATCGGCCGCGGCGAAACCATCCACGACACCGCCAAGGTGCTCTCCCGGTTCGTGCACGGGCTCATCGTGCGCACCTATGCGCAGGCGGATCTCGCGGCGCTCGCCGAGCATGGCGGCCTGCCGGTGATCAACGCGCTGACCGACTACCTGCATCCGTGCCAGATCTACACCGACGCCTTCACGGCCGCGGAGCGCTGGGCCGGTCCCAAGGGTGACCTGCTCGCCGCGCTGAAGGGCCGCAAGATCGCCTTCCTCGGCGACACGCGGTTCAACATGGCCAATTCCTGGATCCTCGGCGCCAACCTTTTGGGCATGAAGATCGCGCTCGCCGGCCCCAAGGGCTACGAGCCCGGGGCCGCCATCCGCGCCGACGTCCGCCAGCTGGGCGGCGGGTTCCATTTCACCACCGATCCGTACGAGGCCGTCGAAGGTGCCGATATCGTCTACACCGACGTCTGGACCAGCATGGGCCAGGAAAAGGAAGCCGCGGCCCGCCGGCGCCGGCTGATGCCGTACCAGGTGAACGCGAAACTCTTCGCGGCCGCGAAACCGGACGCCCTGTTCATGCACTGCCTCCCGGCCCACGCCGGCGAGGAAGTCACGCCGGAGGTGCTGGCGAATCCCCGCTGCATCATTTTTGACGAGGCGGAAAACCGGCTGCACGTGCAGAAGGCCATCCTCGCGCGCCTCGCGCCTGGCCGACGCTGA
- a CDS encoding aspartate aminotransferase family protein, giving the protein MTPPSIVRTNTAELYDSYVMKNYARAPLTLVRGQGVSVWDDTGREYLDFTSGVAVAALGHCHPTWVEAIRRQAGELIHVSNLFRHPNQGELARRIVQHAGPGRVFFCNSGAEANEGLIKLARLHGMRKAGVEGKCYKIICAKQAFHGRTFGGMSATPQEKIQKGFRPLVPGFSFGEINNLQSFVDLVDADTAAIFVETIQGEGGVNPCTDEFLWGLRRLCDQHNLLLMLDEVQCGLGRTGTFYAFQSSGIRADAVGMAKGIAGGYPMGAIWAAEQHAELFTPGTHGSTFGGTPLACAAALAVLDVMERDNLLEKVRTQGAVWKAELEKLITDFPQHVRAITGRGYMLGVAMQSDPAPYVAALRDAGLLAPTAGGNTVRLLPPLIATPADLARATAIIRAVLTAQK; this is encoded by the coding sequence ATGACTCCTCCCTCCATCGTCCGCACGAACACCGCTGAGCTTTATGATAGCTATGTCATGAAGAACTACGCGCGTGCGCCGCTGACGCTCGTGCGGGGTCAGGGGGTTTCGGTGTGGGACGACACTGGCCGCGAGTATCTGGATTTCACCTCCGGCGTCGCCGTGGCCGCGCTCGGGCACTGCCACCCGACCTGGGTCGAGGCGATCCGGCGGCAGGCCGGCGAGCTTATCCATGTCAGCAACCTCTTCCGGCATCCCAACCAGGGCGAACTGGCTCGGCGCATCGTGCAGCACGCCGGTCCCGGTCGCGTCTTTTTCTGCAACAGCGGGGCCGAGGCCAACGAAGGCCTGATCAAGCTCGCCCGGCTGCACGGCATGCGGAAGGCGGGCGTGGAAGGGAAATGCTACAAGATCATCTGCGCGAAGCAGGCCTTTCACGGCCGCACCTTCGGCGGCATGAGCGCCACGCCGCAGGAGAAGATCCAGAAGGGTTTCCGCCCGCTCGTGCCGGGCTTCAGTTTCGGCGAGATCAACAACCTCCAGAGCTTTGTGGACCTCGTGGACGCGGACACCGCCGCGATCTTCGTCGAGACCATCCAGGGCGAGGGTGGCGTGAATCCCTGCACCGACGAATTCCTCTGGGGTCTGCGCCGGCTGTGCGACCAGCACAACCTGCTCCTCATGCTCGACGAGGTGCAGTGCGGCCTCGGGCGCACCGGCACGTTCTACGCCTTCCAGTCCTCCGGCATCCGGGCCGACGCTGTCGGCATGGCCAAGGGTATCGCCGGCGGCTACCCGATGGGCGCCATCTGGGCGGCGGAGCAACACGCCGAACTCTTCACGCCCGGCACGCACGGCTCGACCTTCGGCGGCACACCACTGGCCTGCGCCGCCGCGCTCGCCGTGCTCGACGTGATGGAGCGCGACAACCTGCTCGAGAAAGTCCGCACCCAGGGCGCGGTCTGGAAGGCCGAGCTGGAGAAGCTCATCACCGATTTTCCGCAGCACGTCCGGGCCATCACCGGCCGCGGCTACATGCTCGGGGTGGCGATGCAGAGTGATCCCGCCCCCTATGTGGCCGCCCTGCGCGACGCCGGCCTGCTCGCCCCCACCGCCGGCGGCAACACCGTGCGGCTCCTGCCGCCGTTGATTGCGACGCCGGCCGACCTGGCTCGCGCCACTGCCATCATCCGGGCCGTCCTGACGGCTCAAAAGTGA
- the argB gene encoding acetylglutamate kinase: MDISALIAKARILHEALPYIQDFRGSTFVVKYGGSFMDDPDPTARQRVSTDIAFLAAVGINVVVVHGGGKAISRAMEGSGLKANFINGLRVTDAATIAIVKRTLDEVVNKDVCDILTSVRANPKGMAGDSVLVCEKLTVDDDGKPVDLGYVGDVTEVKVKMIKKEIADGFMPVISPVAEGLDGKPYNVNADVAAGRVASALRARRLVYMSDVPGLLEDYKNPDTLISTVKVGDVEGLKKRGVIDKGMRPKVQSAVRALEEGVQRVHFIDGRMPHSLLLEIFTDKGVGTEIVHG; the protein is encoded by the coding sequence ATGGACATCTCCGCGCTCATCGCGAAGGCCCGGATCCTCCACGAGGCCCTTCCGTACATCCAGGATTTCCGCGGCTCCACCTTCGTCGTCAAATACGGCGGGAGCTTCATGGACGACCCGGACCCGACCGCCCGCCAGCGCGTTTCCACCGACATCGCGTTCCTCGCGGCCGTTGGCATCAACGTCGTGGTCGTGCACGGCGGCGGCAAGGCGATCAGCCGCGCGATGGAGGGTTCCGGCCTGAAGGCCAACTTCATCAACGGCCTCCGTGTCACCGACGCGGCGACCATTGCCATCGTCAAGCGGACCCTCGACGAGGTCGTGAACAAGGACGTGTGCGACATCCTCACCTCCGTCCGCGCCAACCCGAAGGGCATGGCCGGCGACAGCGTCCTCGTGTGCGAGAAGCTCACGGTCGACGACGACGGCAAGCCCGTGGACCTCGGCTACGTCGGCGACGTGACCGAGGTGAAGGTGAAGATGATCAAGAAGGAGATCGCCGACGGCTTCATGCCCGTGATCTCGCCCGTGGCCGAGGGCCTCGACGGCAAACCCTACAACGTGAATGCCGACGTCGCCGCCGGCCGCGTGGCCAGCGCCCTGCGCGCCCGCCGCCTGGTCTACATGAGCGACGTGCCCGGCCTGCTCGAGGACTACAAGAACCCCGACACCCTCATCTCGACCGTGAAGGTCGGCGACGTCGAGGGGCTCAAGAAACGCGGCGTCATCGACAAGGGCATGCGCCCCAAGGTTCAGAGTGCCGTCCGCGCGCTCGAGGAAGGCGTGCAGCGCGTCCACTTCATCGACGGCCGCATGCCGCACAGCCTGCTCCTGGAGATCTTCACCGACAAAGGTGTGGGGACCGAAATTGTGCACGGCTGA
- a CDS encoding type III PLP-dependent enzyme — MISKARLQQLAQKHGTPLFVIDHDALRKAYREFRRHLPRIQVYYAVKANPDPLIVRTLFKEGASFDVASMPEFKIVYDNIKKLPAKQRQQWIWDKIIYANPTKPTDTLEQLNKYKPLVTFDNLEEIHKIKQHAPDAGLCLRLKVPNTGAMVELSSKFGALPGEAVDLILEAARLGLNVEGISFHVGSQTTNFDNYVQALSLTANIFEEARNRGYTKMNLLDIGGGFPAPYDSSVRPFKELAKVINTELDRLFPKDIQVLAEPGRFLAAVSGTSVSSVIGKVVREGKTSYYINDGVYHTYSGVIFDHCKYPVLSFKKGPTSLCSVFGPTCDALDVVSMAENLPDLKRGDLVYSVNIGAYSHASATWFNGFPPATVVHENL; from the coding sequence ATGATCTCCAAAGCGCGGCTCCAGCAACTCGCCCAGAAACACGGCACCCCGCTGTTCGTCATCGACCATGACGCGCTGCGGAAAGCCTACCGGGAGTTCCGCCGGCACCTGCCGCGCATCCAGGTCTACTACGCGGTCAAGGCCAACCCTGATCCGCTGATCGTGCGCACCCTCTTCAAGGAGGGTGCCAGCTTCGACGTCGCCTCGATGCCGGAGTTCAAGATCGTCTACGACAACATCAAGAAGCTGCCGGCGAAGCAGCGCCAGCAGTGGATCTGGGACAAGATCATCTACGCCAACCCGACGAAGCCGACGGACACGCTCGAGCAGCTGAACAAGTACAAGCCGCTCGTCACCTTCGACAACCTCGAGGAGATCCACAAGATCAAGCAGCACGCGCCGGACGCCGGCCTCTGCCTCCGCCTCAAGGTCCCCAACACCGGTGCGATGGTGGAGCTCTCGTCCAAGTTCGGCGCCCTGCCGGGCGAGGCGGTGGATCTCATCCTCGAGGCCGCCCGCCTCGGGCTGAACGTCGAGGGCATCAGCTTCCACGTCGGCAGCCAGACGACCAACTTCGACAATTACGTCCAGGCCCTGAGCCTCACCGCCAACATCTTCGAGGAAGCCCGCAACCGCGGCTACACGAAGATGAACCTGCTCGACATCGGCGGCGGCTTCCCGGCCCCGTATGATTCGTCGGTGCGGCCCTTCAAGGAACTGGCCAAGGTCATCAACACCGAGCTCGACCGTCTCTTCCCGAAGGACATCCAGGTCCTCGCCGAGCCCGGCCGTTTCCTCGCCGCCGTCTCCGGCACCAGCGTCTCCTCCGTCATCGGCAAGGTCGTCCGTGAGGGCAAGACGAGCTACTACATCAACGACGGCGTCTACCATACCTACTCCGGTGTGATCTTCGACCACTGCAAGTACCCGGTGCTGTCGTTCAAGAAGGGGCCCACCAGTCTCTGCTCGGTCTTCGGTCCCACCTGCGATGCGCTTGATGTCGTCTCCATGGCCGAGAACCTGCCCGACCTGAAGCGTGGCGATCTCGTCTACAGCGTGAATATCGGCGCTTACAGCCACGCCTCGGCGACCTGGTTCAACGGCTTCCCGCCCGCGACCGTCGTGCACGAGAATCTCTGA
- a CDS encoding homospermidine synthase produces the protein MLSFQNKILFVGYGAVAECTLPILFQHLKVPAKNVTVMDFVNKKAKLAKWIKKGVRYLNDRVTEENMATLLAKHVGPGDILIDLAWNIDACEILQWCHDHGVRYINTSTELWDPYKSGSHPTEKTLYWRHMNLRRMTSKWKEKGPTAVIEHGANPGLISHFVKQGLIDIGNRLIKDGKATGKKAEKIAGLIAGRQFNVLAQELGVKVIHCSERDTQITDKPKEIDEFVNTWSIEGFREEGTTTSEMGWGTHEKTLPKHAFTHKEGPKNQICLAQMGINVWVRSFVPNWNILGMVVRHGEAFTISDALTVWKNGKAVYRPTMHYAYCPCDEAIASLNEMRGYNYHLNENQRIMNDEITKGSDVLGALIMGHDYNSWWVGSDLSIEESRRLVPHQNATTMQVAISVVAATMWMIENPAEGVVVPDQMPHDYVLKISKPYLGKWISQPYDWTPLKNRDTTFDQYNKPDLDRKDPWQFKNFLVTDAG, from the coding sequence ATGCTATCCTTCCAAAACAAAATCCTGTTCGTCGGCTACGGCGCCGTGGCCGAGTGCACCCTCCCGATCCTCTTCCAGCACCTCAAGGTGCCGGCGAAGAACGTCACGGTGATGGATTTCGTGAACAAGAAGGCCAAGCTGGCCAAGTGGATCAAGAAGGGCGTGCGCTACCTGAACGACCGCGTGACCGAGGAAAACATGGCGACGCTGCTCGCGAAGCACGTCGGCCCCGGTGACATCCTCATCGACCTCGCCTGGAACATCGACGCGTGCGAGATCCTCCAGTGGTGCCACGACCACGGCGTGCGCTACATCAACACCTCGACCGAGCTCTGGGATCCCTACAAGTCCGGCTCCCACCCGACCGAGAAGACCCTCTACTGGCGCCACATGAACCTGCGCCGCATGACCAGCAAGTGGAAGGAGAAGGGCCCGACCGCCGTCATCGAGCACGGCGCGAACCCCGGCCTCATCTCCCACTTCGTCAAGCAGGGCCTCATCGACATCGGCAACCGCCTGATCAAGGACGGCAAGGCCACCGGCAAGAAGGCCGAGAAGATCGCCGGCCTCATCGCCGGCCGCCAGTTCAACGTCCTCGCCCAGGAACTGGGCGTGAAGGTCATCCACTGCTCCGAGCGCGACACCCAGATCACGGACAAGCCGAAGGAAATCGACGAGTTCGTGAACACCTGGTCGATCGAGGGCTTCCGCGAGGAAGGCACCACGACCTCCGAGATGGGCTGGGGCACGCACGAGAAGACGCTCCCGAAGCACGCCTTCACCCACAAGGAAGGACCGAAGAACCAGATCTGCCTCGCGCAGATGGGCATCAACGTCTGGGTCCGCTCCTTCGTGCCGAACTGGAACATCCTCGGCATGGTCGTCCGCCACGGCGAGGCCTTCACCATCTCCGATGCACTCACCGTCTGGAAGAACGGCAAGGCCGTCTACCGCCCGACGATGCACTACGCCTACTGCCCGTGCGACGAGGCCATCGCCTCGCTGAACGAGATGCGCGGCTACAACTACCACCTGAACGAGAACCAGCGCATCATGAACGACGAGATCACCAAGGGCTCGGACGTCCTCGGCGCGCTCATCATGGGTCACGACTACAATTCCTGGTGGGTCGGTTCCGACCTCAGCATCGAGGAGTCCCGCCGCCTGGTCCCGCACCAGAACGCCACGACCATGCAGGTCGCCATCTCCGTGGTCGCCGCGACGATGTGGATGATCGAGAACCCCGCGGAAGGTGTCGTCGTCCCCGACCAGATGCCCCACGACTACGTCCTCAAGATCTCGAAGCCCTACCTCGGCAAGTGGATCTCCCAGCCGTACGACTGGACCCCGCTGAAGAACCGCGACACGACCTTCGACCAGTACAACAAGCCCGACCTCGACCGGAAGGATCCGTGGCAGTTCAAGAACTTCCTCGTCACGGACGCCGGGTAA
- the argJ gene encoding bifunctional glutamate N-acetyltransferase/amino-acid acetyltransferase ArgJ, producing the protein MTHLTVTPDSAGITDVPGFEAAGVACDIRDKNDLKRLDLALLFSLRPCTAAGTFTTNQVKAAPVLLCQKHLAHGGPFHGIVANSGNANACTGPAGLKDAQLTATRIAASLNLKPDQFFVCSTGRIGQPLPMPKLLKGLERTVTDKGRSPEHGTKAASAILTSDTKPKTVTVSFTYDGKKHFVSGIAKGAGMIQPNMATMLAFLATDFSVPRSFLQKTLSEAVGGTFNCITVDGDMSTNDTVLMLANGHSGVSVGDKSPRELRVLFAEAVWKACEALAEKIVADGEKITKVVEVKVLGAASSEDAEKVARAIGNSLLVKSSWYGEDPNWGRLADAAGYAKAKLVEAKLDILYNDTPAMTAGQPHPELKPKWKEIVKARRFTITLNLHLGKASFRLLASDLTEGYVNYNKSE; encoded by the coding sequence ATGACCCATCTGACCGTTACCCCTGACAGCGCCGGCATCACCGATGTCCCCGGTTTCGAAGCCGCCGGCGTGGCCTGCGATATCCGCGATAAGAACGACCTCAAGCGGCTCGACCTCGCGCTGCTGTTCTCCCTCCGCCCCTGCACCGCCGCCGGTACCTTCACGACCAACCAGGTCAAGGCCGCCCCCGTGCTCCTTTGCCAGAAACACCTCGCGCACGGCGGCCCCTTCCACGGCATCGTCGCCAATTCCGGCAACGCCAACGCCTGCACCGGCCCCGCCGGGCTCAAGGACGCCCAGCTTACCGCCACGCGCATCGCCGCCTCGCTCAACCTCAAGCCCGACCAGTTCTTCGTCTGCTCCACCGGCCGCATCGGCCAGCCGCTGCCCATGCCGAAGCTCCTCAAGGGCCTCGAGCGCACCGTCACCGACAAGGGCCGCAGCCCCGAGCACGGCACCAAGGCCGCCTCGGCCATCCTCACCTCCGACACGAAGCCCAAGACCGTCACCGTCAGCTTCACCTACGACGGCAAGAAGCACTTCGTCTCCGGCATCGCCAAGGGCGCGGGCATGATCCAGCCCAACATGGCCACCATGCTGGCCTTTCTCGCCACCGATTTCTCCGTGCCGCGCAGCTTCCTCCAGAAGACCCTCTCCGAGGCCGTCGGCGGCACCTTCAACTGCATCACCGTCGACGGCGACATGAGCACCAACGACACCGTCCTCATGCTGGCCAACGGTCACTCCGGCGTCAGCGTGGGCGACAAGAGCCCGCGCGAGCTGCGCGTCCTCTTCGCCGAGGCGGTCTGGAAGGCCTGCGAAGCCCTGGCCGAGAAGATCGTGGCCGACGGCGAGAAGATCACCAAGGTCGTCGAGGTGAAGGTCCTCGGCGCCGCCTCCTCCGAGGACGCCGAAAAGGTCGCCCGCGCCATCGGCAACTCCCTGCTGGTGAAATCCTCCTGGTACGGCGAGGACCCCAACTGGGGCCGGCTTGCCGACGCCGCCGGCTACGCCAAGGCCAAGCTGGTCGAGGCCAAGCTCGACATCCTTTACAACGACACGCCCGCCATGACCGCCGGCCAGCCGCATCCCGAGCTCAAGCCAAAGTGGAAGGAGATCGTGAAGGCCCGCCGCTTCACCATCACGCTCAACCTCCACCTCGGCAAGGCGTCGTTCCGCCTGCTCGCGAGCGACCTCACCGAGGGCTACGTGAACTACAACAAGAGCGAGTAA
- the argC gene encoding N-acetyl-gamma-glutamyl-phosphate reductase — MNVGIVGASGYSGEVLVKLLLGHPQVKLTAVTSRQHADKPVAQVIPALRGTAAEQLRFTNSDPASTAARADVDLWFLALPHGAAADFAQALVPAGRKVVDLSADFRIADLATYEKYYGTHHAPGLLPSARFVLPELTDPKWKSEIKLAAAPGCYPTSTIVPLAPLLKAGIVAKDHIVVNSFSGVSGAGKKAEEQYLYAERAESAKAYGLTKHRHLAEIEEQLSGFAGAKIVLQFNPHLAPMRRGIITTTTVPAAPGATIESLYAAWRAAYAGKPFISILASGETPDSAYVTGTNRLDLSAVHDPRTGNFILTSAVDNLVKGASGQAVQIMNLWLGLPETAGLV, encoded by the coding sequence ATGAATGTCGGCATCGTCGGCGCGTCGGGCTACTCCGGCGAAGTTCTGGTCAAGCTCCTCCTCGGGCACCCGCAGGTCAAACTGACGGCGGTCACGTCACGCCAGCACGCGGATAAACCCGTCGCCCAGGTCATCCCCGCCCTCCGCGGCACCGCGGCCGAGCAGCTGCGGTTCACCAATTCCGACCCCGCCAGCACCGCCGCCCGCGCCGACGTGGATCTCTGGTTCCTGGCGCTGCCGCATGGCGCCGCCGCTGATTTTGCCCAGGCTTTGGTCCCCGCCGGCCGCAAGGTGGTGGACCTCAGCGCCGATTTCCGCATCGCCGACCTCGCGACCTACGAGAAGTACTACGGCACCCACCACGCGCCCGGCCTGCTCCCGTCGGCCCGTTTCGTCCTGCCCGAGCTCACGGATCCGAAATGGAAATCCGAGATCAAGCTTGCCGCCGCCCCCGGCTGCTACCCGACCAGCACCATCGTGCCGCTGGCCCCGCTGCTCAAGGCCGGGATCGTGGCCAAGGATCACATTGTCGTGAACTCCTTCTCCGGCGTCAGCGGCGCCGGCAAGAAGGCCGAGGAACAATACCTCTACGCCGAGCGCGCCGAGAGCGCCAAGGCCTACGGCCTCACCAAGCACCGCCACCTGGCCGAGATCGAGGAACAGCTGTCCGGTTTCGCCGGCGCGAAGATCGTCCTCCAGTTCAACCCGCACCTCGCCCCCATGCGCCGCGGCATCATCACGACCACGACCGTCCCCGCCGCCCCCGGCGCGACGATCGAGTCCCTCTACGCGGCGTGGCGCGCCGCCTACGCCGGCAAGCCCTTCATCTCGATTCTCGCTTCCGGCGAGACGCCCGACTCCGCCTATGTCACCGGCACCAACCGGCTCGACCTGTCCGCCGTGCACGACCCCCGCACCGGCAACTTCATCCTCACCTCCGCGGTCGACAACCTCGTGAAGGGCGCCAGCGGCCAGGCCGTCCAGATCATGAACCTGTGGCTTGGCCTGCCGGAGACGGCGGGCCTCGTCTGA
- the rpsI gene encoding 30S ribosomal protein S9 — translation MSAETSVFLGTGRRKSSTARVRIIAGSGKTSVNDRKFETYFTHENFVRRALAPLTTADAKEKFDVIVNVAGGGISSQSGAVAHGIARALLKFNPELRVTLKKAGHLTRDPREKERKKPGQPGARKRFQFSKR, via the coding sequence ATGAGCGCTGAAACCTCCGTTTTCCTCGGCACCGGCCGCCGCAAGTCCTCCACCGCCCGCGTCCGCATCATCGCGGGCTCCGGCAAGACCTCGGTCAACGACCGCAAGTTCGAGACCTACTTCACCCACGAGAACTTCGTGCGCCGCGCCCTCGCCCCCCTGACGACCGCCGACGCCAAGGAGAAGTTCGACGTGATCGTGAACGTCGCTGGCGGCGGCATCAGCAGCCAGTCGGGCGCCGTCGCCCACGGCATCGCCCGCGCCCTCCTCAAGTTCAATCCCGAGCTCCGCGTCACCCTCAAGAAGGCCGGCCACCTCACCCGTGACCCCCGCGAGAAAGAGCGCAAGAAGCCCGGCCAGCCCGGCGCCCGCAAGCGCTTCCAGTTCTCCAAGCGCTAA
- the rplM gene encoding 50S ribosomal protein L13, with the protein MKTYLAKKETVQPKWYLIDAEGKVLGRLAVKAANILRGRHKPTYTPHVDTGDFVIVINAGKVVLTGKKEEHTEYMSFSGYVGGEKYRKLADVRVQKPEFIIKQAVKGMLPKNRLAAKMLTKLRVFPGATHDHEAQNPVKL; encoded by the coding sequence ATGAAAACCTATCTGGCCAAGAAAGAGACTGTGCAGCCCAAGTGGTATCTGATCGATGCCGAAGGCAAAGTGCTGGGCCGTCTCGCCGTTAAAGCCGCCAACATCCTTCGCGGCCGTCACAAGCCCACTTACACGCCCCACGTCGATACCGGTGATTTCGTGATCGTCATCAATGCCGGCAAGGTCGTCCTGACCGGTAAGAAGGAAGAGCACACCGAATACATGTCGTTCTCCGGCTACGTCGGTGGCGAAAAGTACCGTAAGCTCGCCGACGTCCGCGTCCAGAAGCCCGAGTTCATCATCAAGCAGGCCGTCAAGGGCATGCTCCCGAAGAACCGCCTGGCCGCCAAGATGCTGACCAAGCTCCGCGTTTTCCCCGGTGCCACCCACGACCACGAGGCCCAGAACCCCGTTAAGCTTTAA